The proteins below are encoded in one region of Candidatus Flexicrinis proximus:
- a CDS encoding phage tail protein, with protein MIDMLTEFHSGLRFMVQVEGLYSIVFTEFRLPSLSVDLDPVKEGGQNTYTHQLPVRVNVGTATLKHGISRDMQLLNWYMQVMNGDFANAYRQVTVILADTARIPVVLWNFRDVLPTKWVGPTLKSSSNEVVIEELEFVYHGFVFEGALSALQG; from the coding sequence ATGATCGACATGCTCACTGAATTTCATAGTGGCCTGCGCTTTATGGTACAGGTCGAAGGCCTGTACAGTATCGTCTTCACAGAGTTCCGCCTGCCGAGTCTGTCGGTAGATCTCGACCCTGTGAAAGAGGGCGGTCAGAATACTTATACGCATCAACTGCCGGTTCGCGTCAACGTCGGCACAGCAACCCTGAAACACGGTATTTCTCGGGACATGCAGCTCCTCAACTGGTATATGCAGGTGATGAACGGGGACTTTGCCAATGCTTACCGGCAGGTCACGGTTATTCTTGCCGACACCGCGCGTATCCCGGTCGTGTTGTGGAATTTCCGCGATGTCCTTCCTACCAAGTGGGTCGGCCCGACGCTGAAGTCCTCATCCAACGAAGTAGTCATTGAAGAACTTGAGTTTGTTTACCACGGATTTGTATTTGAAGGCGCGTTGTCCGCGCTGCAGGGGTAG